A region of the Candidatus Thermoplasmatota archaeon genome:
GTAGAAAACTTCCACCTGGTCTTTTAACGTGATTGTTTTTGTACTAATTTTAATTCTTCTCATAATAAAATAGTATATCTATGGATATATTTAAATATTACGGTTATCATATTATTATCATGAGGGTAACTAGGAAAATGGCAAGGCAAATCCTGGAAGTTCTTGATGAGCTAAGAAAGGAGTTAAAGAGCAAGCAGAGAAAGCTGTACCCATATGCTGAATGGGAAAGAAAGCGGGAGCTCGTAAAAAGGCGATTGAGAAAGCTTCCGGAGTATGTCAGGATGGCTGCAGCCATGCTCGAGGTTGAGAAAGGGGTAGGCAGACCTAAGAATGGTAGTCTAGTTCAGAGAACTATGCTTTTTCTATTTGCAAGACTTATGAACAAAAGTAATAGGGATGTTGAAGAGCTGCTCGAACTTTTTGAGCCTCTGTTCGGCTTTAAGCTAAGCTACAAGTCTGTAGAGAGGCTTTATTCTGACCAAGAGGTTAAAGCTGTTCTGCACAACCTCTTCATACTCCTGCTTCAAGATGAAGGAGTATCTGGTAGTTTCTCAGGAGATGGTACAGGGTATTCGCTTGCTATAACAAAGCATTATAGCAGCTCTCCAAAGAAAGCTAGTAAGGATTACAGGTATGTCTTCAGGCTAATCGACTTACAAACAGGCATGTATGTGGCATTTGGATATTCACGTAGGTCAGAAAAAGAAGCATTTAATAAAGCAATGGACCTAGTTGA
Encoded here:
- a CDS encoding ISNCY family transposase codes for the protein MIMRVTRKMARQILEVLDELRKELKSKQRKLYPYAEWERKRELVKRRLRKLPEYVRMAAAMLEVEKGVGRPKNGSLVQRTMLFLFARLMNKSNRDVEELLELFEPLFGFKLSYKSVERLYSDQEVKAVLHNLFILLLQDEGVSGSFSGDGTGYSLAITKHYSSSPKKASKDYRYVFRLIDLQTGMYVAFGYSRRSEKEAFNKAMDLVEKFGVNISRISLDKYYSSKRVLRLFGNKTAVFIIPRKNISRIGFEWARVIKKIIEDPVKFLKDYFMRNLSESGFSSDKRRFGGVIRQKREDRQDTAMLSIALLHNIFFVRVSPN